One Glycine max cultivar Williams 82 chromosome 6, Glycine_max_v4.0, whole genome shotgun sequence DNA segment encodes these proteins:
- the LOC100817195 gene encoding omega-amidase, chloroplastic: protein MKASALLNLKSFTLSRHSPTSNSFFPPFLCPSHPRHRRIHHSRNPIMSATSVNSERARAPPAIPLPPPPLSNFKIGLCQLSVSPDKDSNIAHARTAIQDAASKGAQLVLLPEIWNSPYSNDSFPVYAEDIDAGASPSTAMLSELSRLLKITIVGGSIPERSGGLLYNTCCVFGTDGNLLAKHRKIHLFDIDIPGKITFIESKTLTAGETPTIVDTEVGRIGIGICYDIRFPELAMIYAARGAHLLCYPGAFNMTTGPLHWELLQRARATDNQLYVATCSPARDTGSGYVAWGHSTLVGPFGEVLATTEHEEAIIIAEIDYSILEQRRTNLPVTKQRRGDLYQLVDFQRLNSQ from the exons ATGAAAGCATCCGCACTGCTTAACTTGAAATCTTTCACTCTCAGCCGCCATTCTCCCACTTCCAACTCCTTCTTCCCCCCCTTTCTTTGTCCATCCCACCCCCGCCACCGCCGAATCCACCACTCTCGAAATCCAATCATGTCTGCCACATCCGTCAACTCCGAACGAGCACGCGCCCCTCCCGCCATTCCCTTGCCCCCTCCCCCTCTCTCCAACTTCAAAATTGGCCTCTGTCAACTCTCCGTCAGCCCCGACAAAGACAGCAACATCGCCCACGCTCGCACCGCCATTCAGGATGCTGCATCAAAGGGCGCCCAGCTTGTTCTTTTGCCC GAAATTTGGAACAGTCCTTATTCCAACGATAGTTTTCCTGTCTACGCTGAGGATATTGACGCTGGTGCTTCTCCTTCCACTGCCATGCTATCTGAACTCTCTCGTCTCTTGAAAATCACCATAGTTGGTGGTTCCATTCCAGAACGCTCTGGAGGTCTCTTGTACAACACTTGCTGCGTCTTTGGCACCGACGGAAACCTACTAGCCAAGCACCGCAAG ATACATCTTTTTGATATTGACATCCCTGGGAAGATTACTTTTATTGAATCAAAAACTCTTACTGCTGGGGAGACTCCGACAATTGTGGACACAG AGGTTGGACGCATTGGCATAGGCATCTGTTATGACATTCGATTTCCAGAACTAGCAATGATATATGCTGCTAGAG GTGCTCACTTACTCTGCTACCCTGGGGCATTTAACATGACAACTGGACCATTACATTGGGAGTTATTGCAGAGGGCAAG GGCTACAGATAATCAG TTATATGTGGCTACCTGTTCACCTGCCCGGGATACTGGATCTGGTTATGTGGCTTGGGGCCACTCCACTCTTGTTGGACCA TTTGGAGAAGTTCTGGCTACTACAGAACATGAGGAGGCAATCATCATAGCAGAAATTGATTATTCAATATTGGAGCAGAGAAG GACAAATCTGCCTGTAACTAAGCAAAGGCGAGGTGATCTTTACCAGTTGGTGGATTTTCAGAGGCTGAATTCTCAGTGA